A section of the Triticum dicoccoides isolate Atlit2015 ecotype Zavitan chromosome 7A, WEW_v2.0, whole genome shotgun sequence genome encodes:
- the LOC119333348 gene encoding citrate-binding protein-like has protein sequence MSCHTVSRLDGAGHHHPPATPCSPPCPTVLQPLPAAPASAQPCHRRHAPSRRVRAHLEQAPTLPAPLEMSCRRRFPHALQASHLRRGMPRCYVAPFCPQHRHIQIRRGRLRHRPDLASAKRCPSTVAGSGEVCQAAAPIGLQHEEAPSAGCRIRRGMSSLPRFGLLHEEVPSAGCVDRPNLWDARAPSTGDPADGFTAVRLSESNFALQRPFDESSGARYSFDGTVRKLWVLSSDKPHARQSHTKPRTEIRMAGYDYSSGVWQFEAYGYVPSGTTGVCIMQVFGAGEAASTLMLHVYDGALRYYNRQLVEDAIDDRWFRLNVVHDVDASTLTVYIDGEQKLHVQGRGGHSHYFKFGVYGQRQESSRMESRWKDVKILKKD, from the exons ATGTCCTGCCACACAGTCAGCCGCCTCGATGGCGCCGGCCACCACCATCCGCCAGCCACGCCGTGCTCACCTCCCTGCCCCACCGTGCTCCAGCCTCTGCCAGCCGCGCCCGCCTCTGCTCAACCGTGCCACCGCCGCCATGCACCGTCCAGGAGGGTAAGGGCCCACCTCGAGCAGGCCCCAACGCTCCCTGCGCCCCTCGAGATGAGCTGCAGACGGCGGTTCCCGCACGCGCTCCAGGCGTCGCACCTTCGGCGAGGGATGCCGCGCTGCTATGTCGCCCCGTTCTGCCCCCAGCACCGCCACATCCAGATCCGGCGAGGGAGGCTGCGCCACCGCCCCGATTTGGCCTCCGCGAAGAGATGCCCATCGACGGTTGCCGGATCCGGCGAGGTATGCCAAGCCGCCGCCCCGATTGGCCTCCAGCACGAGGAGGCGCCCAGCGCTGGCTGCCGGATCCGGCGAGGGATGTCGTCGCTGCCCCGATTTGGCCTCCTGCACGAGGAGGTGCCCAGCGCAGGCTGCGTTGACCGCCCCAACCTGTG GGACGCACGGGCACCCAGTACCGGCGACCCGGCCGATGGGTTCACTGCGGTGAGGCTCAGCGAAAGCAACTTCGCGCTGCAGCGCCCGTTCGACGAGTCCAGCGGTGCACGCTACAGCTTCGACGGCACCGTGCGGAAGCTCTGGGTGCTCTCCTCTGACAAGCCACATGCCCGCCAGAGTCATACCAAACCAAGAACTGAGATCAGGATGGCA GGCTACGACTACAGCTCCGGCGTGTGGCAGTTCGAGGCCTACGGGTACGTCCCCTCCGGCACCACGGGAGTATGTATCATGCAGGTGTTTGGCGCCGGCGAGGCCGCCAGCACGCTCATGCTGCACGTCTACGATGGCGCACTGCGGTACTACAACCGGCAGCTTGTCGAGGATGCCATCGATGACAGATGGTTCCGGCTGAACGTAGTCCACGACGTCGATGCATCGACACTCACCGTGTACATCGACGGCGAGCAGAAGTTGCACGTCCAGGGCCGCGGCGGCCACTCGCACTACTTCAAGTTCGGCGTGTACGGGCAGCGCCAGGAGTCCAGCCGCATGGAATCCCGCTGGAAGGACGTCAAAATCCTCAAGAAAGATTAG